The genomic region CAATTTCTACAACGTCCCCTGGACTAACATCGATTTGAGATAGCAAATCTAAGTCTATCCTCACTTTTCCTCTTCCTACATCCTTTTGTCTAGCTTCAACAACTTTTAATATAAGCTCACGCTTCCTGGGTTCTTCAGCAGAAGAACTGGTTGCCAAATATGATCTCCACTAAAATATATGGAAAACTAGATAAAAGAGATTAACTTATTAAAAACCGAGCCTCGTTATTCCAACTACTTCGGCATGACTTACTCCTTCTACATTAGAAGCAATTTCTTCAAGCGTATCGGTTCCTCCTTCAGTCTCTTCTGGCATTTTAACGTAAAGAACTAGAGCTTGTAAACCAAAAGCTATGGGCTCTGTCTCTTTTCTTACTATGGAATAATTTTGAGGAAGTTTCTTAGATATTTCCTCTGCTAACTTATCTAAATTAACCTCATCACTGTCAGGAAATACTTTTAGTACTACCAAAACATCTGTCATTCTATAATCCCCTCTTAAGGTCCAGTAAAACCGCACTTAGGGCAAGTATATTCTACTCCCTGTAATCTACAGTATTTATCCCTTAATATCAAGACTTCACCACAATTCGGGCAATAAAATGCTACTCCTCTCTCTCTAGGATGTATAATTCTTCCACAACTACTGCAAACTGGAGGCTCTATTTCTTCTCTTAAACTAAGCTTGACTGACAATTTTATTTCCCTCTAAATATCAACTCTGGAGAGTTTATAAAAGTGTCAGATTACTTAGGATTTATGAAAATGGTGATAATGGTACGGAATGACATAAAAATGGGCAAAGGTAAGATTGCTGCCCAGGTTGCTCATGCAGCAGTTTCTCTAGTTTTAGATATTTTAAATTCTAATAATAATATCTGGAAATCTTGCCTTGAGGAATGGATAAACGAAGGTCAGCCTAAGATAGTTGTAAAAGTCGAAAATCTTGAGGAGCTACTGAAGAGAGCAGAACTTGCCAGGCAAAAAAATTTACCAGTAACTATAATCCAGGATGCAGGAAAAACTCAAGTTGAACCTGGGACTATAACTTGTGCGGGTATAGGTCCTTGTGAAGACTCCTTAATAGATTCAATAACCGGTGATCTAAAATTACTATAAATTCCATAGATATTGCAATAGGAATTGAAAGACATTTGCACGAATGGCCTACAATTGACGCAGAAATACCTAGACCGGAAGGTTTTAGAGTAATAGAAGAAATAAACTACAAACCATGCGTTGAATGGAAAGGAGAAAAATCTGGGAAATACGCAGTATATCTTCTAGAGAAAACCAATGTTGATCATTTTACTGCAATATATGAATTAACTAAAATTCTAAAGAGAAAAGTCAACTACATAGGAATAAAAGATACTAATGCGATCACGTCCCAAATAGTTTACACAGACTCTTCATCTACTGTACAAGAATTTGAAAGTAACGGAATTAAGCTAAAATTTCTTGGATAT from Acidianus ambivalens harbors:
- a CDS encoding zinc finger domain-containing protein; protein product: MSVKLSLREEIEPPVCSSCGRIIHPRERGVAFYCPNCGEVLILRDKYCRLQGVEYTCPKCGFTGP
- a CDS encoding elongation factor 1-beta, whose amino-acid sequence is MTDVLVVLKVFPDSDEVNLDKLAEEISKKLPQNYSIVRKETEPIAFGLQALVLYVKMPEETEGGTDTLEEIASNVEGVSHAEVVGITRLGF
- the pth2 gene encoding peptidyl-tRNA hydrolase Pth2 — encoded protein: MKMVIMVRNDIKMGKGKIAAQVAHAAVSLVLDILNSNNNIWKSCLEEWINEGQPKIVVKVENLEELLKRAELARQKNLPVTIIQDAGKTQVEPGTITCAGIGPCEDSLIDSITGDLKLL